A genomic region of Cannabis sativa cultivar Pink pepper isolate KNU-18-1 chromosome 1, ASM2916894v1, whole genome shotgun sequence contains the following coding sequences:
- the LOC115707005 gene encoding uncharacterized protein LOC115707005 isoform X1 has translation MRGEVQLEPMGAQEHDDSDPLLGKQVDSISSSSGSSNEIKDEDDIEAGSIPCCRICLESDAEPEDEMISPCMCKGTQQFVHRSCLDHWRSVKEGFAFSHCTTCKAQFHLRVESFEDNSWRKVKFRLFVARDVVLVFLAVQTVIAAMAGFAYLMDKDGAFRNSFSDGWDRILSKHPIPFYYCIGVLAFFVMLGFFGLILHCSSLNSNDPRMAGCQNCCYGWGILDCFPASMEACFALVIVFVVVFAILGIAYGFLAATMAIQRIWQRHYHILTKRELTREYIVEDLHGCYTPPKLDPENEERLKMLKLL, from the exons ATGAGAGGGGAAGTACAGCTAGAGCCAATGGGGGCTCAGGAACATGATGATTCAGACCCTTTGCTGGGGAAGCAGGTTGATTCTATTTCTTCCTCCTCAGGGAGCTCAAATGAAATAAAGGATGAAGATGATATTGAGGCTGGCTCTATTCCTTGTTGCCGCATTTGTCTTGAAAGTGATGCTGAACCAG AGGACGAAATGATTTCTCCTTGCATGTGCAAAGGCACCCAGCAATTTGTTCATCGATCATGTCTTGACCATTGGCGTTCTGTTAAG gaaGGATTCGCTTTCTCTCATTGCACAACTTGTAAAGCTCAATTTCACCTACGAGTTGAATCATTTGAGGACAATTCATGGCGTAAAGTTAAATTTCGACTGTTTGTTGCAAGAGATGTTGTTCTTGTGTTTTTGGCTGTACAAACT GTAATTGCTGCCATGGCTGGCTTCGCATATCTAATGGATAAAGATGGAGCATTCAGAAATTCATTTAGCGATGGCTGGGATCGCATTCTGTCAAAACATCCTATACCTTTTTATTATTGTATAG GGGTACTGGCCTTTTTTGTGATGCTTGGATTTTTCGGGCTTATACTGCATTGCTCATCACTTAATAGCAACGATCCACGAATGGCTGGCTGCCAGAACTGTTGTTATGGTTGGGGAATCTTGGATTGCTTTCCAGCATCCATGGAAGCATGTTTTGCTCTTGTTATTGTATTTGTTGTGGTGTTTGCGATTCTTGGCATAGCTTATGGATTTCTTGCTGCCACCATGGCTATACAGAGGATTTGGCAGAGACATTACCACATCCTTACGAAGAGGGAACTCACTAGG GAGTACATAGTGGAGGATCTTCATGGATGTTATACCCCACCGAAGTTGGATCCAGAAAATGAAGAACGTTTGAAAATGCTTAAGTTGTTGTAA
- the LOC115707005 gene encoding uncharacterized protein LOC115707005 isoform X2, with amino-acid sequence MKMILRLALFLVAAFVLKVMLNQPKILLFNLIEDEMISPCMCKGTQQFVHRSCLDHWRSVKEGFAFSHCTTCKAQFHLRVESFEDNSWRKVKFRLFVARDVVLVFLAVQTVIAAMAGFAYLMDKDGAFRNSFSDGWDRILSKHPIPFYYCIGVLAFFVMLGFFGLILHCSSLNSNDPRMAGCQNCCYGWGILDCFPASMEACFALVIVFVVVFAILGIAYGFLAATMAIQRIWQRHYHILTKRELTREYIVEDLHGCYTPPKLDPENEERLKMLKLL; translated from the exons ATGAAGATGATATTGAGGCTGGCTCTATTCCTTGTTGCCGCATTTGTCTTGAAAGTGATGCTGAACCAG CCTAAAATCCTGTTGTTCAATCTTATAGAGGACGAAATGATTTCTCCTTGCATGTGCAAAGGCACCCAGCAATTTGTTCATCGATCATGTCTTGACCATTGGCGTTCTGTTAAG gaaGGATTCGCTTTCTCTCATTGCACAACTTGTAAAGCTCAATTTCACCTACGAGTTGAATCATTTGAGGACAATTCATGGCGTAAAGTTAAATTTCGACTGTTTGTTGCAAGAGATGTTGTTCTTGTGTTTTTGGCTGTACAAACT GTAATTGCTGCCATGGCTGGCTTCGCATATCTAATGGATAAAGATGGAGCATTCAGAAATTCATTTAGCGATGGCTGGGATCGCATTCTGTCAAAACATCCTATACCTTTTTATTATTGTATAG GGGTACTGGCCTTTTTTGTGATGCTTGGATTTTTCGGGCTTATACTGCATTGCTCATCACTTAATAGCAACGATCCACGAATGGCTGGCTGCCAGAACTGTTGTTATGGTTGGGGAATCTTGGATTGCTTTCCAGCATCCATGGAAGCATGTTTTGCTCTTGTTATTGTATTTGTTGTGGTGTTTGCGATTCTTGGCATAGCTTATGGATTTCTTGCTGCCACCATGGCTATACAGAGGATTTGGCAGAGACATTACCACATCCTTACGAAGAGGGAACTCACTAGG GAGTACATAGTGGAGGATCTTCATGGATGTTATACCCCACCGAAGTTGGATCCAGAAAATGAAGAACGTTTGAAAATGCTTAAGTTGTTGTAA